The Tenacibaculum jejuense genome includes a window with the following:
- a CDS encoding AraC family transcriptional regulator has translation MLILIAVLSVGFLGKVLHSGGFFNKNFRLIAMSEFSALLFGPTIFLFVRSVLHKQKFVKKDIVHYVPGFFYSIFILSYFILPSRETQLARNKVVPLMHVIYMCHAVGLIVNIWYWFLGVKVFRSFSEVYRKEISYVPHTKFLKNFLLITGLCLLVWLILFLTSFLGFPMLERNARPYIWLIFTFIIFFITYYLMLNPKVLQSIPELKEKKYQQSKLDVQDLERLKVDLEQLMLEKKPYLNNKLLKKELAEMLGVHSPELSRLLNENIGMNFFEYVNYYRIKEFVQLAESEKGKQLTFFGLAQEAGFNSKTTFNKSFKNLMGVSPSAYFNKNQ, from the coding sequence ATGTTGATTTTAATTGCTGTTCTCTCTGTAGGTTTTCTAGGTAAAGTTTTGCATAGTGGTGGTTTTTTCAATAAGAATTTTAGACTAATTGCTATGTCGGAGTTTTCTGCCTTGCTATTTGGTCCAACTATTTTCCTTTTTGTAAGATCTGTATTGCATAAACAAAAGTTTGTGAAGAAAGATATAGTGCATTATGTGCCTGGTTTCTTCTATTCAATATTCATTTTAAGTTATTTTATTTTACCATCTAGAGAAACCCAATTGGCTAGAAATAAAGTTGTTCCGTTAATGCATGTAATTTATATGTGTCATGCTGTGGGATTAATCGTAAACATTTGGTATTGGTTTTTGGGTGTTAAAGTTTTTCGATCTTTTTCTGAAGTATATCGAAAAGAGATTTCTTATGTTCCGCATACAAAGTTCTTAAAGAATTTTCTTTTAATAACAGGATTGTGTTTGCTGGTTTGGTTGATTTTATTTTTAACCAGTTTCTTAGGTTTCCCAATGTTAGAAAGAAATGCAAGACCATACATCTGGCTGATTTTCACATTCATCATTTTCTTTATTACCTACTACTTAATGTTGAATCCAAAAGTGTTACAATCAATTCCAGAGTTAAAAGAGAAAAAGTATCAGCAATCAAAATTAGATGTTCAAGATTTAGAACGATTAAAAGTAGATTTAGAACAATTAATGCTAGAGAAGAAACCGTATTTAAATAATAAACTTTTAAAAAAGGAATTAGCTGAAATGTTAGGAGTTCATAGTCCAGAGTTATCAAGATTATTGAATGAAAACATAGGAATGAATTTCTTTGAATATGTCAACTACTATCGAATAAAAGAATTTGTACAATTAGCAGAATCAGAAAAAGGAAAACAACTCACATTTTTTGGATTAGCCCAAGAAGCTGGATTCAATTCAAAAACAACATTTAATAAATCATTTAAAAATTTGATGGGAGTATCCCCATCAGCATATTTCAATAAAAATCAGTAA
- a CDS encoding carbon-nitrogen hydrolase family protein has product MSSILKIGMAQISPVWLNKEKTIDKVKSYILQAADENCDLVIFGEGLLPGYPFWLSITNGSEFNSQIQKEIHAHYIKNSVQIEKGDLDDICKIAKEKSIAIYLGIIERAANRGNHSLYCSLVYINELGEIKSVHRKLQPTYEERLTWSPGDGHGLQVHPLKDFTVGGLNCWENWMPLPRTALYAQGENLHVAVWPGAERNTFDITKFIAKESRSFVVSVSGFMSIKDFPKDTPNYDVIVKNAPEVLANGGSCIAGPDGEWIIPPATGKEGLFTGEIDFQKVLEERHNFDCVGHYSRPDITKLTLNTERQSIIDFSN; this is encoded by the coding sequence ATGAGCAGTATCTTAAAAATTGGAATGGCGCAAATCTCTCCTGTTTGGCTGAACAAAGAAAAGACCATTGATAAAGTGAAATCTTATATTCTTCAGGCAGCAGATGAAAATTGTGATCTTGTGATATTTGGTGAAGGATTATTACCTGGATATCCGTTTTGGTTATCGATAACTAATGGTTCTGAATTCAATTCACAAATCCAAAAAGAGATACATGCTCATTATATCAAGAATTCTGTTCAGATTGAAAAAGGCGATTTAGATGATATCTGCAAAATCGCTAAAGAAAAATCAATCGCTATTTATTTAGGTATTATTGAAAGAGCAGCTAACAGAGGAAATCATAGTTTATATTGCTCACTAGTTTACATTAATGAATTAGGAGAAATTAAATCTGTTCACAGAAAATTACAACCTACATACGAAGAACGACTCACTTGGTCTCCTGGAGATGGACATGGACTACAAGTTCACCCATTAAAAGACTTTACAGTTGGCGGCTTAAATTGTTGGGAAAATTGGATGCCATTACCAAGAACTGCTTTATATGCTCAAGGTGAAAATTTACATGTTGCTGTTTGGCCTGGTGCAGAAAGAAACACTTTTGATATCACGAAATTTATCGCTAAAGAAAGCAGATCGTTTGTAGTTTCTGTTAGCGGATTTATGAGTATTAAAGATTTTCCTAAAGACACACCTAACTACGATGTTATTGTAAAAAATGCTCCAGAAGTTTTAGCAAACGGAGGATCTTGTATTGCTGGCCCAGATGGAGAATGGATAATTCCGCCAGCTACAGGAAAAGAAGGACTTTTTACTGGAGAAATTGATTTTCAGAAAGTATTAGAAGAACGTCATAATTTTGATTGTGTCGGACATTATTCTCGACCAGATATTACAAAACTTACTTTAAATACAGAAAGACAATCTATTATTGATTTTTCTAACTAA
- a CDS encoding cysteine hydrolase family protein — protein MSLKDLNTALLLVDIQKGFEDEDYWGGNRNNKDAEKKCEEILAKWRAAELPVYHIMHSSQDPKSLLHESHPGFELCDEIKPLPNEPVIVKNVNSAFIGTNLKETLEEKNINTVVIVGLTTNHCISTTTRMSGNLGFNTFLISDATATFDRKGINGEVFSAETIHQTTLANLNEEFAEVISTEELLKRL, from the coding sequence ATGAGCTTAAAAGATTTAAATACCGCTTTATTACTTGTTGATATTCAAAAAGGATTTGAAGACGAAGATTATTGGGGTGGAAATAGAAACAATAAAGATGCTGAAAAAAAATGTGAAGAGATTTTAGCAAAATGGAGAGCTGCTGAATTACCTGTGTATCACATTATGCATAGTTCTCAAGATCCGAAATCTTTATTACATGAATCACATCCTGGTTTCGAACTTTGTGATGAAATTAAACCTTTACCAAACGAACCTGTAATTGTTAAAAATGTAAATAGTGCTTTTATAGGAACAAATCTAAAAGAGACTTTAGAAGAGAAAAATATCAACACCGTTGTAATTGTTGGATTAACTACAAATCATTGTATTTCTACAACGACAAGAATGTCTGGAAATTTAGGTTTTAACACCTTTTTAATTTCTGATGCCACAGCAACATTTGATAGAAAAGGAATTAACGGAGAAGTTTTCTCTGCTGAAACTATTCATCAAACTACACTAGCGAATTTGAATGAAGAATTTGCTGAAGTAATTTCTACAGAGGAATTATTAAAACGATTATAA
- a CDS encoding ZIP family metal transporter, whose protein sequence is MSFFDQLVNFAKEHPIQGALYASLFTWGLTALGAALVFFFKKLNRAVLDGMLGFTGGVMVAASFWSLLSPAIDNSPGEGFVKVIPSAIGFALGALALFGMDKWLPHLHINFKEDEAEGVKTNWHKTTLLVLAITLHNIPEGLAVGVLFGAASTLVGVEQTEMIIAAISLAIGIGIQNFPEGFAVAMPLRRQGVSRRKSFWYGQLSAIVEPFAAVLGALAVSFFTPILPYALAFAAGAMIFVVVEEVIPETQRDKYTDIATLGFIGGFIVMMSLDVGLG, encoded by the coding sequence AGCATTATATGCTTCGTTGTTTACTTGGGGATTAACAGCATTAGGTGCTGCGTTAGTTTTCTTTTTTAAGAAGTTGAATAGGGCAGTTTTAGATGGAATGTTAGGTTTTACAGGTGGGGTGATGGTAGCTGCAAGTTTTTGGAGTTTATTATCACCAGCTATTGATAACAGTCCGGGTGAAGGTTTTGTAAAAGTTATTCCTTCAGCAATTGGTTTCGCATTAGGAGCATTAGCTTTATTCGGAATGGATAAATGGCTACCACACTTACATATCAATTTTAAAGAAGATGAAGCGGAAGGTGTAAAAACGAATTGGCATAAAACAACATTATTAGTTTTAGCAATTACATTACATAACATACCTGAAGGTTTAGCAGTGGGAGTTTTATTTGGAGCTGCATCTACATTAGTAGGAGTAGAGCAAACGGAAATGATTATTGCTGCTATTTCTTTAGCAATTGGTATTGGTATTCAAAATTTTCCAGAAGGATTTGCAGTAGCAATGCCTTTAAGAAGACAAGGTGTAAGTCGTAGAAAAAGTTTTTGGTACGGACAGTTATCTGCCATAGTAGAACCTTTTGCAGCTGTATTAGGAGCATTAGCAGTTTCTTTCTTTACACCAATTTTACCTTATGCTTTAGCTTTTGCAGCAGGAGCGATGATTTTCGTTGTGGTAGAAGAAGTTATTCCAGAAACACAAAGAGATAAATACACAGATATAGCTACACTAGGTTTTATAGGTGGATTTATCGTAATGATGTCTTTAGATGTTGGTTTAGGGTAA